TTGGTGAAGAGTTCCGGTTTCATTTCCTGCCATTTTTTGAGTGCCTGTACCGGGGTGATATGACCGAGTGCCTTTTGGGGGATCTGGTGGTTATATAGGCGGACATAGCGATAAAGGGTGGCCTTGAGTTCTTTTGAGGATGGAAATCGTGT
The DNA window shown above is from Deltaproteobacteria bacterium and carries:
- a CDS encoding IS481 family transposase; this translates as TRFPSSKELKATLYRYVRLYNHQIPQKALGHITPVQALKKWQEMKPELFTKTVYDLSGHDT